The proteins below come from a single Mustela nigripes isolate SB6536 chromosome 14, MUSNIG.SB6536, whole genome shotgun sequence genomic window:
- the LOC132001620 gene encoding proproteinase E codes for MLRLLSSLLFVAFASGCGRPSYQPSARVVNGEDAVPYSWPWQVSLQYEKGGTFHHTCGGSLIAPDWVMTAGHCISSSLTYQVVLGEYNRAEEEGPEQVIPINAGDLFVHPLWNPNCVACGNDIALIKLSRSAQLGDAVQLACLPPAGDILPNGAPCYISGWGRLYTGGPLPDKLQQALLPVVDHEHCSKLDWWGSSVKKSMVCAGGDTLSGCNGDSGGPLNCPTADGSWQVHGVTSFVSAFGCNTIKKPTVFTRVSAFRDWIQEVMSSH; via the exons ATGCTCCGGCTGCTGAGTTCCCTCCTATTTGTGGCCTTTG cCTCGGGCTGTGGCCGACCTTCCTACCAGCCCTCCGCCCGCGTTGTCAATGGTGAGGATGCGGTCCCCTACAGCTGGCCTTGGCAG GTCTCCCTGCAGTACGAGAAGGGTGGAACCTTCCACCACACCTGTGGCGGCAGCCTTATCGCCCCTGACTGGGTCATGACTGCAGGCCACTGTATCTC GAGCTCCTTGACCTACCAGGTGGTGTTGGGCGAGTATAACCGGGCTGAGGAAGAGGGCCCCGAACAGGTGATCCCCATCAATGCCGGGGACCTCTTCGTGCACCCACTCTGGAACCCCAACTGTGTAGCCTGTGG CAATGACATCGCCCTCATCAAGCTCTCACGCAGCGCTCAGCTGGGAGATGCTGTCCAGCTCGCCTGCCTCCCACCCGCCGGGGACATCCTGCCCAACGGGGCGCCTTGCTACATCAGCGGCTGGGGCCGCCTCTACA CTGGTGGGCCGCTCCCAGACAAGCTGCAGCAGGCCTTGCTGCCCGTGGTGGACCATGAGCACTGCTCCAAGCTGGACTGGTGGGGCAGCTCCGTGAAGAAGAGCATGGTGTGCGCCGGTGGGGACACCCTCTCTGGGTGCAAC GGTGACTCTGGGGGACCCCTCAACTGCCCGACAGCAGATGGCTCCTGGCAGGTCCACGGGGTGACCAgctttgtgtctgcctttggctgcaACACCATCAAGAAGCCCACAGTGTTCACACGAGTCTCGGCCTTCAGGGACTGGATACAGGAG GTCATGTCAAGCCACTAG